A stretch of DNA from Thermococcus sp. Bubb.Bath:
TCCTCAGGTGTTACTTCAAGAGAGGCACCGCAGTGTTCGCACTTGAGGACTTCGATTATTACCACCAGGAAGAAGTAGAATTGAGAGTTTTAAGGTTTTTGGCTCAGGCCGTCGATCCCGGGCATCATTCACCCCAAAGGCCAATCTCATCATCGCCTTGGGTAGTTGGGGTACGGGAATTTAAGGGTTCCCCCAAACAGTCTTATCCCTTCCACCCGTACTCCCCTATGAGGGGGACAAAGGCAACGCCACCGTGGTTTTTGACCTTCACCAAACCATCGGGAAGCTTGAAGACCTCCAAAAGGTCCTGCCAGAGGTGGTAGCTCCCAACGGGGATCAACAGCTTTCCGCCGGGTTTCAGCTGCTCAACGAGAGGCTTTGGAATGTCAGGGGCTCCCGCAGTGACCAGGATTCTGTCATATGGGGCCTTTGGTGGAAAGCCCTTTGTGCCGTCACCGGGAATAACGTGGACCCTGTCAGAATATCCGGCCCTTTCAAGGTTCCTCCTCGCGAACTCGACCAGCTCGGAGATTCGCTCGATAGTGTAGACGTCGGTCTTCACGAGCTCCGCTATCAAAGCCGCGTTCCAGCCACTCCCGGTTCCAATCTCCAGAACGTTCATTCCGGGCCTTAAATCGGCCAGCTGAAGCATTATGGCCACCATGTGGGGAGCGCTCACAGTCTGGCCCGCGGGGATGGGGAGGGGCTCATCAACGTGGGCGTACTTCTTGTATTCCTTCGGAACGAAGAGGTACCTGGGGACGCGGAGCATGGCCTCCCTGACCCGCCCATCATATAAGATACCTTCCCTTTCAAGGGGTTTAATGAGCCTCCCCCAGAGCTCCACTTCAGAGACCTCAGACATTTTATTCCCCACAAAAAAGTGGAGGGTATGTTTGCTTAACGGTTTCGCTCACAGACTTCCAAGGAGGATGGTTAGGAGCTGGGTGGCCGCCTGACCACCACCTCCCATTCCCATCATCTTCTTCATGAGAATTATTCCAGCATACATACCCACCGCGAATATCCACAGCAGAATGACGAAGTAGCGGAGGGAAACGTAGAGGCTTCCTCCGTCGGCGGTCTTTATGGAGAGGGCCGAGAGAAGGGAGTGGATGATCATTATCGTCAGCATGATGTACATGACGAAAGACATTCCCGCGGGGGGGATAACGTGGATTATGTCACCTATGTACTCGGTTGGGATGTTGAGCTGGCCGAAGAGCGTGTTTATGGAGTCCGCCACCTGAAACGAAGCCGCCAGGGAGAACGCAAAAGCGGCGGTGAGACCGTAGATTATACCAACGAAGCTGCCCATGCTCTGCTGTCTCTTCCTCCTGAGCCTGACAAGTCTCTCGAAGTTCCTGCTTATGACGAGACCAACGTAATCCGGTTCAGCACCCATCCTAATGGCTTCCCTGAATATCTCGGAGAATATTCCTATCAGCCAGCTCCCAGTACCTGCTATGAAGAAGTCCCAGGCCCTCTCCCGGTCAACCCTCATCGCCAGGCGGCGGTAGAGAGCCCGGATATCCTCTGTCAGAGAACCGAAGTCGTGGGCGCTGAGGTACTTGAGGACGAGAACGAGGGAGCTTCCGCTTGCGGCCAGTGATGAGCTCATGCTCCTGATGAACGCACCGAAGTTTTCATCCTTTCTGAATATCGACTCTTCTTCCTTCCCCGCCATTCTTCCCACGTAGTAAAGGGGGCTCAGGATCATGGCAACCACAAATGGTTCGGGGATATCAAACCACTTCCTCAGGAGAGTGTAGTAGAGGAGGGCTACGATCACGATGCCCAGCAGCGAAATCTGGAGGGTCCTCCTAAGCCTCTTATCACGCTCCGTAACTATACCGCGGTTTTCTGCCCATATCGGGTCGTCAGGCATCCTAAACTTAATGACGAGAAAAACGCCTATCTCAGCCGCAAGCACCATTGCAAGGGTGTAGAGGGCGAGTTTGCCTATGTCCTGACCTGTTATGATCGGCCCGATGATAATGAAGCTCGCCATGAAAACGACGGAGATGATTATGGATTCGTATATCTCCTTGAAGACATCAAGGTCATAGAGGGCACCCTCATAAAACGTCTGGTAGTCGTCCATAACGGTCTGCTGTTCCTGGAAGAGGTACTCCTTCAGGTCAACGCCGCTGTCGAGGGAGTAGGCCAGCCTGTCGAGGAAATCTGAAAAGACTTTACTCGGGGTTCTCCTGGCCAGGAAACGGAACGCCTCTGGAAGGGAGCGGTGGAGCTTGTGAACTATGACGTACACTTTCCGGAGTTCCGTCGCAATGGCTCCTAGCTTTGGATCTTTGGCAAGGACCTTCACGAGGTCTGCCCTGCCCATCTCACTGGTTGATAAAACGGCAAAGTATGTGATAAAGTACGGGATGCGGGAGGTTATCGAGATTTTCTTGGAGTCGGCCTTTATATAAGGATAAACCGCTGCATAGATAAGCAAGATGAGGGGTATCGCATACATCAAACCTGCCAGCGCCATTGAGAGGCCGAGCAGACGTGTGAAAAGGGCGGTGAATATGAAGAGAACTATGGAAAGGGCTAAGTACGGCAGAAGAACCTTGTTTATGTAGGTTTTCATATCGAGGTCTGCCTTGGTGAACACGCTGATCTTCCCGTCGCTCATGGTCTCACCTCAGATTCTGAAGCTCAGACCCTCAATTCCGCGCTGGTAGAAGGCCTTGATCTCGCGGTAGACATCCCAGTAGTTGGTTATGCCCAGCTCCACCATCCTCTGAAGGATTCTGGCCCTGAGGAAGAGCTCGTTGTAAATCTCCTTGGGATCCTCGTAGCCGGCTACCTCCGCAATCTTGTTCTCAAGGATGTAGGAGTTGTTGAAACCGCGGAATATGTGCTTGTCAGCCACAGGGTCCCACTC
This window harbors:
- the flaJ gene encoding archaellar assembly protein FlaJ, which gives rise to MSDGKISVFTKADLDMKTYINKVLLPYLALSIVLFIFTALFTRLLGLSMALAGLMYAIPLILLIYAAVYPYIKADSKKISITSRIPYFITYFAVLSTSEMGRADLVKVLAKDPKLGAIATELRKVYVIVHKLHRSLPEAFRFLARRTPSKVFSDFLDRLAYSLDSGVDLKEYLFQEQQTVMDDYQTFYEGALYDLDVFKEIYESIIISVVFMASFIIIGPIITGQDIGKLALYTLAMVLAAEIGVFLVIKFRMPDDPIWAENRGIVTERDKRLRRTLQISLLGIVIVALLYYTLLRKWFDIPEPFVVAMILSPLYYVGRMAGKEEESIFRKDENFGAFIRSMSSSLAASGSSLVLVLKYLSAHDFGSLTEDIRALYRRLAMRVDRERAWDFFIAGTGSWLIGIFSEIFREAIRMGAEPDYVGLVISRNFERLVRLRRKRQQSMGSFVGIIYGLTAAFAFSLAASFQVADSINTLFGQLNIPTEYIGDIIHVIPPAGMSFVMYIMLTIMIIHSLLSALSIKTADGGSLYVSLRYFVILLWIFAVGMYAGIILMKKMMGMGGGGQAATQLLTILLGSL
- a CDS encoding protein-L-isoaspartate(D-aspartate) O-methyltransferase — its product is MSEVSEVELWGRLIKPLEREGILYDGRVREAMLRVPRYLFVPKEYKKYAHVDEPLPIPAGQTVSAPHMVAIMLQLADLRPGMNVLEIGTGSGWNAALIAELVKTDVYTIERISELVEFARRNLERAGYSDRVHVIPGDGTKGFPPKAPYDRILVTAGAPDIPKPLVEQLKPGGKLLIPVGSYHLWQDLLEVFKLPDGLVKVKNHGGVAFVPLIGEYGWKG